One genomic segment of Panicum virgatum strain AP13 chromosome 2N, P.virgatum_v5, whole genome shotgun sequence includes these proteins:
- the LOC120659481 gene encoding heat stress transcription factor A-2b-like: MDPVLNPVKEESHGDGGLLPGAAAGDGPSAAAAAAPKPMEGLHDAGPPPFLTKTYDMVDDAATDPIVSWSATNNSFVVWDPHAFATVLLPRHFKHNNFSSFVRQLNTYGFRKVDPDRWEFANEGFLRGQGHLLKNIRRRKPPAQNASNQQSLGSYLEVGHFGYDAEIDRLKRDKQLLMAEVVKLRQEQQNTKTNLKAMEDRLQGTEQKQQQMMAFLARVMRNPEFLKHLVSQNEMRKELQDAISKKRRRRIDQGPEVDDLGTSSSLEQGSPVLFDPQDSVEFLVDGIPTDLESTAFSGEGLVEPQDIDLGTSEQQQDMPQEDLTDNFWEQLLNEGLGEEHDNPVVEDDMDVLSEKMGYLNSDGSTSRK; the protein is encoded by the exons ATGGACCCGGTGCTGAACCCGGTGAAGGAGGAGAGCCATGGGGATGGTGGTTTGTTGCCGGGTGCAGCGGCTGGGGATGGGCCAtccgctgccgcggccgcggcgccgaagCCGATGGAGGGGCTGCAcgacgccgggccgccgccgttccTGACCAAGACCTACGACATGGTCGATGACGCGGCCACCGATCCCATCGTGTCATGGAGCGCCACCAACAACAGCTTTGTGGTGTGGGATCCCCACGCTTTCGCCACCGTGCTGCTGCCCAGGCACTTCAAGCACAACAACTTCTCCAGCTTCGTCAGGCAGCTCAACACCTAC GGTTTCAGGAAGGTGGATCCTGATCGGTGGGAATTTGCGAATGAGGGGTTTTTACGGGGACAGGGGCACCTCCTGAAGAACATTAGGCGTCGAAAACCTCCTGCTCAGAATGCCTCAAACCAGCAGTCTCTTGGGTCATACCTTGAGGTGGGACACTTTGGATATGATGCTGAGATTGACCGGCTGAAGAGGGACAAGCAATTATTGATGGCAGAAGTGGTGAAGCTAAGGCAGGAGCAGCAGAACACAAAGACAAATCTCAAAGCCATGGAGGATAGGCTACAAGGCACTgagcagaagcagcagcagatgatggCGTTCTTGGCACGCGTCATGCGGAACCCTGAATTCTTGAAGCACCTGGTTTCCCAGAATGAGATGAGAAAGGAGCTCCAAGATGCtatttcaaagaaaagaaggcGCCGCATTGATCAGGGACCTGAAGTAGATGACTTGGGAACCAGTAGCAGCCTAGAGCAAGGTTCACCAGTCCTATTTGACCCCCAGGACTCGGTCGAATTCCTTGTTGATGGGATTCCAACTGATCTTGAGAGTACAGCTTTCAGTGGCGAAGGCCTGGTTGAGCCACAGGATATTGATCTTGGTACCTCTGAGCAGCAGCAAGACATGCCCCAGGAGGACTTGACTGACAacttctgggagcaattgctGAATGAAGGACTTGGCGAGGAGCATGACAACCCTGTTGTCGAGGATGATATGGATGTGCTGTCTGAGAAGATGGGCTATCTCAACTCAGATGGCTCGACATCCAGGAAATAG